From the Desulfosarcina sp. BuS5 genome, one window contains:
- a CDS encoding glycosyltransferase family 2 protein, with translation MPEVSVIMPVYNGEKFLAEAIESVLSQSFQDFELICVNDGSTDGSQQIIDSFLDSRLKRLSQTNAGQASARNCGIKFCKGNLISFLDQDDVYLPTCIEERVKYFHKSDSYSFIYNDFMIIDKNSTVVNPSVLKWRKTKSISGKCFNELFLNGTFISPSSVMMEKEIFDKIGLFDETLWGADDYDLWLRISYYYSIGFVPSPLNKYRVHSQNFSKNNSIMENRTALAILKAVENFPDVDKLVGKREMKKRLYQVCFDTAYSNLKVGDLNPAYYWLKKAWHWGRKPKTLLILVATKYFGALVGKYYSRKASE, from the coding sequence ATGCCGGAAGTCAGTGTGATAATGCCTGTTTATAATGGAGAGAAATTTTTGGCTGAGGCTATTGAAAGTGTATTGAGTCAAAGTTTTCAGGATTTTGAGCTCATATGTGTCAATGATGGCTCCACGGATGGTTCACAGCAGATAATTGACAGTTTTTTGGATTCAAGATTGAAACGTCTTAGTCAAACAAATGCCGGTCAAGCATCGGCCAGAAATTGTGGTATAAAATTTTGTAAAGGAAATTTGATCAGTTTTCTGGATCAGGACGATGTTTATTTGCCCACTTGTATTGAGGAGCGTGTTAAATATTTCCATAAGTCTGATAGCTACTCATTTATATATAATGATTTTATGATCATTGATAAAAATAGCACTGTTGTCAATCCGTCGGTTTTGAAATGGCGGAAGACCAAATCTATATCAGGCAAGTGTTTTAACGAGTTATTTCTAAATGGAACATTTATTAGTCCATCCTCTGTAATGATGGAGAAAGAAATTTTTGACAAAATAGGGCTGTTTGATGAAACATTATGGGGGGCTGATGATTATGATTTATGGTTAAGAATTTCCTATTATTATTCTATAGGATTTGTGCCATCGCCTCTTAATAAATATAGGGTGCATTCTCAAAATTTTTCAAAAAATAATTCCATAATGGAAAATCGTACAGCTTTAGCTATATTAAAAGCTGTGGAAAATTTTCCTGATGTAGATAAGTTAGTTGGAAAAAGGGAAATGAAGAAAAGATTATATCAAGTATGTTTTGATACAGCTTATAGCAATTTGAAGGTAGGTGATTTGAATCCTGCGTACTACTGGCTGAAAAAAGCCTGGCACTGGGGGCGGAAACCGAAAACGTTACTCATTCTTGTCGCAACAAAGTATTTCGGGGCATTGGTCGGTAAATATTATAGCCGAAAGGCGTCAGAGTAA
- a CDS encoding glycosyltransferase family 4 protein: MHKKPVRTLFITQSKIFSGAEVNLLALLNTIDTHKVSPYLCFDPASGMDKQDIRQNIQVCPLSLPPFEKKNVFLIAVALIRLLWILMRLGVDLVYVNVGTGSEFKFLAPVCRLLRLPIILHLHIHEDDASLSWIKADRADRILFPSKATMEAVLETSPWLDREKCFFVHNGIDLGKHFPRPIEKLKNKLAIANNSHVIGIIGQLKKIKGQHLFLEMVKSLSSQGINAVYLIVGCDTSRDKEYEKQLRQTVIDYGIENMVKFLGFRNDIPDLMSLCDLLVVPSIREPFGRVVIEAMACGTPVVASAVGGIVEIFKDGEGGLFCQANDVDDLTEKVKIFFDNPVWWEEQKKKAIATVKRNFTQEKHTKIIESHILKLLGEQVI; this comes from the coding sequence ATGCATAAAAAGCCGGTACGCACATTATTCATAACCCAGAGTAAAATTTTTTCCGGTGCAGAGGTTAATTTACTGGCGTTGCTGAATACCATTGATACTCATAAGGTCAGCCCGTATTTATGCTTTGACCCGGCTTCTGGAATGGATAAACAAGATATCCGACAGAATATCCAGGTTTGCCCTTTATCATTGCCCCCGTTCGAGAAAAAAAATGTATTTTTAATCGCAGTTGCGCTGATCAGACTGTTGTGGATATTAATGAGATTGGGTGTCGATCTGGTGTATGTAAATGTTGGAACCGGTTCTGAATTTAAGTTTTTGGCTCCTGTATGCAGGTTGTTGAGACTGCCGATTATACTCCATCTGCATATTCATGAAGACGATGCGAGTTTGAGTTGGATTAAGGCTGACAGGGCGGACAGAATATTGTTTCCTTCCAAAGCAACAATGGAGGCAGTATTGGAAACTTCTCCGTGGCTCGATCGGGAAAAATGTTTTTTCGTCCATAATGGTATTGATTTAGGCAAACATTTCCCACGACCCATTGAAAAACTGAAAAATAAGTTAGCAATAGCCAATAACTCTCATGTAATTGGAATTATAGGTCAATTAAAAAAAATCAAAGGCCAGCATCTTTTTCTGGAGATGGTAAAGTCTCTTTCCTCACAGGGCATTAATGCCGTTTACTTAATTGTTGGTTGTGATACAAGCCGAGATAAAGAATATGAAAAGCAACTAAGGCAGACTGTAATTGATTACGGTATTGAGAATATGGTCAAATTTTTGGGATTTCGCAATGATATTCCAGACCTGATGAGCTTGTGTGATTTGCTTGTGGTTCCTTCCATCAGGGAACCTTTTGGCCGGGTTGTTATCGAGGCCATGGCCTGCGGAACGCCAGTGGTGGCCAGTGCCGTTGGCGGCATTGTTGAAATTTTTAAAGATGGTGAGGGCGGTCTTTTTTGTCAGGCTAATGATGTTGATGATCTGACAGAAAAGGTGAAAATATTTTTTGATAATCCTGTCTGGTGGGAAGAACAGAAAAAAAAGGCTATTGCTACTGTGAAAAGAAATTTTACTCAGGAGAAACATACCAAGATAATAGAGAGTCATATTTTAAAGCTTTTGGGAGAACAAGTCATTTGA
- a CDS encoding glycosyltransferase family 4 protein, with amino-acid sequence MLPGSCVVLTRKQGDEKETDKIDDKLGLKQQKVYRVTEIPEDLNVFSIVKHPLLFFSFCTTLFKIIKKEHISHVIFAHSSFFYFFSLLPLKLVLHLPFICIFHGEDIPVINLKSNGLFRWLINRLDAYACNSLFTHNRLQEFLGKKIPEFIAYPGVEEKFFQHMDKNECKKQFGVSDRKVMYTVGRLDKRKGHDLVIRAMPEIIKKIPDVIYLIGGTGPYLPQLKSLVEEHHLQDYVKFCGFIADKDICAFHHCGDVFVMPNRILDDGDTEGFGIVFLEASASSRPAIGGSAGGAIEAIEDGVTGYNVNPYKTEELVEKIIYLLTNTDKAKAMGKDGKKRVWENFRWNMLAAKLENELTRYV; translated from the coding sequence ATGCTGCCGGGTTCCTGCGTAGTTTTGACCCGAAAGCAGGGGGATGAAAAAGAGACAGATAAGATTGATGATAAATTGGGCCTGAAGCAGCAAAAAGTTTACAGGGTAACGGAAATTCCGGAAGATTTGAATGTTTTTTCCATTGTAAAACACCCATTACTTTTTTTCTCTTTTTGTACAACTCTGTTTAAGATTATCAAAAAAGAACACATCTCCCATGTGATTTTTGCCCATTCATCCTTTTTTTATTTTTTTTCTCTCTTGCCGTTAAAGTTGGTACTTCATTTGCCTTTTATCTGTATTTTTCATGGTGAAGATATCCCGGTAATTAATCTGAAATCAAATGGTTTGTTTCGCTGGTTGATAAACCGTCTGGATGCTTATGCTTGCAATTCTCTTTTTACTCATAATCGTTTGCAGGAATTTTTGGGGAAAAAGATACCGGAATTTATCGCCTATCCTGGAGTTGAAGAAAAGTTTTTCCAGCACATGGATAAAAATGAGTGCAAGAAACAGTTTGGGGTCAGTGACAGAAAAGTTATGTATACCGTAGGCCGGCTTGATAAACGAAAAGGGCATGATCTTGTTATTCGGGCAATGCCGGAAATCATCAAAAAAATTCCTGATGTCATTTATTTAATTGGTGGTACAGGGCCATATTTGCCACAATTAAAATCGTTGGTTGAGGAGCATCATCTGCAGGATTATGTGAAGTTCTGTGGCTTTATAGCGGATAAGGATATCTGTGCTTTTCATCATTGTGGAGATGTTTTTGTCATGCCTAACCGGATTTTAGACGATGGCGATACAGAAGGCTTTGGTATTGTATTTTTAGAGGCATCTGCTTCAAGCAGACCTGCTATCGGCGGTAGTGCTGGAGGAGCGATAGAGGCTATTGAAGATGGTGTGACTGGTTATAATGTAAATCCTTATAAAACTGAAGAATTGGTTGAAAAAATTATATATTTATTAACTAATACTGATAAGGCAAAAGCTATGGGTAAAGATGGAAAAAAAAGGGTATGGGAAAATTTTCGATGGAATATGCTTGCAGCTAAACTGGAAAATGAATTAACAAGGTATGTTTAA
- a CDS encoding glycosyltransferase family 4 protein, with the protein MNRKLWQNEFYRNPLAVFFRKKNGNNAIKKFSKKVDAVLQFGLMNSYDYSLFGDPKIFFYLDGAYDPNNPYWYCPRFGQWLSGMQKKAYKQATRIFTFSKWAKRQHIEQCEIESEKIIDVGWGPCLTIEKKDKGFFNNPPHFVFVGRNSPIKGLDILISAFKIVQEKYPDVILNIAGMNSEEYSGDLTKGLLFHGYCEADKLKKILGSSDIFILPSRYERAGHVTIEAMSYGLVPIVTETCGAPEPVLAGKCGIIVPQEDIESLANAMISLIENPLLLKQLSHNATGEALKNWMWDKVCEKIVSVISKAS; encoded by the coding sequence TTGAACAGAAAACTGTGGCAAAACGAATTTTATAGAAATCCCCTTGCAGTTTTTTTCAGAAAAAAAAATGGTAATAATGCAATCAAAAAATTTAGTAAAAAAGTTGATGCTGTTTTGCAGTTTGGGCTAATGAATTCCTATGATTATTCTTTGTTCGGTGATCCGAAGATTTTTTTTTATCTCGATGGGGCATATGACCCCAATAATCCCTATTGGTATTGTCCAAGATTCGGACAATGGCTTTCCGGGATGCAAAAAAAGGCATATAAACAGGCCACGCGCATTTTTACTTTCAGCAAATGGGCAAAAAGACAACATATTGAGCAATGTGAAATCGAATCAGAAAAAATAATTGATGTAGGATGGGGACCTTGTTTGACTATAGAAAAGAAAGATAAAGGCTTTTTTAATAATCCTCCTCATTTTGTATTTGTGGGTCGCAACTCTCCTATAAAGGGGCTGGATATTTTAATCTCTGCTTTTAAAATAGTACAGGAAAAATATCCTGACGTAATATTGAATATTGCTGGTATGAATAGTGAAGAATATTCAGGTGATTTGACTAAAGGTTTGCTTTTTCATGGATATTGTGAAGCTGACAAACTTAAAAAAATATTAGGCTCGTCTGATATTTTCATTTTACCTTCGAGATATGAGAGAGCGGGTCATGTAACCATTGAAGCTATGTCCTATGGTCTGGTTCCGATAGTAACTGAAACATGTGGTGCGCCTGAACCGGTTTTAGCCGGAAAATGTGGCATTATCGTGCCTCAGGAAGATATTGAATCTTTAGCAAATGCGATGATCTCTCTAATTGAAAACCCTCTGCTTTTAAAACAACTTTCACATAATGCAACTGGTGAAGCGTTAAAAAATTGGATGTGGGACAAAGTGTGCGAAAAGATTGTTTCAGTAATTTCGAAAGCCAGTTAA
- a CDS encoding glycosyltransferase: protein MVERAKALSLLFKTDIVAPVSYVPLLKNNIPPFVEKFDYLKVLHPQYFGLPSLLWPLRWITYYIMCFRFWKNKKPDCDIMHVEWIYPDAYAAARYAKKYSIKFVGVVHGNEAIEYYGKKSHKKKYINAFKLLDKIIVVSNDLKHKLVNEYHVDKNKISVILNGVDLNKFPVIDQKKARFKLGLTSDKIIGVCVARLSEEKNLDILLKSVSLVADSKLTIYIVGDGPLKKRLEALVVSLGLKGSVKFVGPVPHDQIYWWLNASDFFCLPSQREGCPVVIHEALACGVPVISTTVGAIPDLIKDDRFGFLCEPDSVSEFTAIMKKAMSQNWGKEMISAYGRQFTWDKVAKQTVDVFRSVLEGDS from the coding sequence ATGGTCGAAAGAGCAAAGGCATTGTCCCTGCTATTTAAGACGGATATTGTGGCGCCTGTATCATATGTTCCTTTATTAAAAAATAATATTCCCCCATTTGTTGAAAAATTTGATTACCTTAAGGTGCTGCACCCCCAATATTTTGGCTTACCTTCATTACTATGGCCATTAAGGTGGATAACATATTATATTATGTGTTTTCGATTTTGGAAAAATAAAAAGCCAGATTGTGACATTATGCATGTTGAATGGATTTATCCTGATGCTTATGCAGCCGCCAGGTATGCTAAAAAATATAGTATAAAGTTTGTTGGAGTAGTGCATGGTAATGAGGCTATTGAATATTACGGGAAAAAAAGTCATAAGAAAAAATATATTAACGCGTTTAAACTTCTTGATAAAATAATAGTTGTAAGCAATGATTTAAAACATAAACTTGTTAATGAATACCATGTGGATAAAAATAAAATTTCAGTAATATTAAATGGAGTAGATTTAAATAAGTTTCCTGTAATAGATCAGAAAAAAGCAAGATTTAAACTCGGGTTGACCTCTGATAAAATAATTGGTGTTTGTGTCGCTCGTTTATCAGAGGAAAAGAATCTGGATATTTTGCTTAAATCAGTCTCATTGGTAGCAGATAGTAAATTAACGATATATATCGTTGGAGATGGGCCCTTAAAAAAGAGGCTTGAGGCACTTGTTGTCAGCTTGGGATTGAAAGGTAGTGTTAAATTTGTTGGGCCTGTGCCTCATGATCAAATATATTGGTGGCTCAATGCGTCTGATTTTTTTTGTTTACCATCTCAAAGAGAAGGATGTCCAGTTGTCATTCATGAAGCCCTGGCATGTGGCGTGCCGGTTATATCGACAACTGTGGGAGCTATCCCTGATTTAATAAAAGATGACAGGTTTGGGTTTTTATGTGAACCGGATAGCGTTTCAGAGTTTACTGCCATAATGAAAAAAGCAATGTCACAAAACTGGGGCAAAGAAATGATATCAGCTTATGGCCGTCAGTTTACCTGGGATAAGGTGGCAAAGCAGACCGTTGATGTTTTTAGGTCGGTCTTGGAAGGCGATTCTTAA